The genomic interval CTTTACTTCCCTCCGGCAGCCTTGGAAACTGCATTAAGAAGCCCCCGAGCATGCGGGTTCTTCACGTCTTGCTTGATCAGGATATCCTTGGGATCAACCTTCTTCCCATAGTAACCCTTGTTCAGCCCATCCCGGACCTCCACGATCGCCCCATCGAGAGAGATGCCTGCAAAGGCTCCCTTGGCATAGGCAAAACTGAGGATGTCTGCGCTGAGATTCGCCGTTGCCGCGGATGCTCCGGCTCCGAGGGGCCCCGCAGCGATACTGACATCGGCACCGAGCTTGACACTGCTCCCCAAGAGGGAGGTGACACCCCGCTCCGTCATGGCGAGGAGGATGACCTCAGATGCCTCGCCGCCGATCTGGAGGCCGAAGCTTGCTGAGCCGATCGTATAGAAGGCAGGACCGGCCCACTTTCCGCTCTTCTCATCGCGCGCCACCAGTACTCCGCTCCCCCCTGAAGCACCCACGATAAAGGCGCCCTTCAGGATCTGTGGAGCGATAAAAATCCCCTTCGCCTTCTTCAGGAGGTCGCGAAAGGACTGGTTATCTTTCTTGGAAACAAATTTGTCAAAGGTGATCTTAGCCTTCTCGACGAGATGTTTGCTGTC from Thermodesulfovibrionales bacterium carries:
- a CDS encoding lipid-binding SYLF domain-containing protein, which produces MEKRRSLSSNIIGMVITFAMLLTMGIAGLGIVPAAADDALDSKHLVEKAKITFDKFVSKKDNQSFRDLLKKAKGIFIAPQILKGAFIVGASGGSGVLVARDEKSGKWAGPAFYTIGSASFGLQIGGEASEVILLAMTERGVTSLLGSSVKLGADVSIAAGPLGAGASAATANLSADILSFAYAKGAFAGISLDGAIVEVRDGLNKGYYGKKVDPKDILIKQDVKNPHARGLLNAVSKAAGGK